The Ahaetulla prasina isolate Xishuangbanna chromosome 4, ASM2864084v1, whole genome shotgun sequence genome has a window encoding:
- the LOC131197007 gene encoding vomeronasal type-2 receptor 26-like, which yields MKMFLLMFLVHKVGTLSCPASDAFLVPHEWYQPGDFTIGGMASHIVYHFYEIKFDKNPARTPYEVPIVITKFHQHVLALAFAVRKINEDSQILPNITLGFHIYDSYLNARMTYRTTLDLLFKSQEFVPNYKCDSQKNLMAIIGGLDFETSSYIGELKGFFKIPQLTYGSLAQDAFETSKLSSLYFMVPKEDHQYIGIIQLLLHFKWTWIGIFAFNNNNGENFLKKMLPLLSENGICSSFIERFSQLIHVEDFPGLYQTISVISINIMNSKANAFLVYGESWAIIWLQFVTFMTDPESREIALFRKVWIMTAQIDFILSGFQVSWDLQMFHGAISFTVHSTAVAGFKEFLQTINPLSVSRDGFLHDVWEQSFDCSFPKPELQEMQSNPCTGQKKLEYLPSPLFEIEMTGQSYSVYNAVYAVAHALQALYTLRFNRKKAMIGKKSDHPDLQPFQLHSCLQGSSFNNSAGERVFLNEKGEATGGFDITNLITFPNRSFQRVRVGKMDLQAPKGKELFMDEDVIVWNPAFNQVPPLSRCNDPCFPGSWKKGIEGNQFCCYDCVPCPEGKISDQNEMDDCFECSEDHYPNKEKTGCILKPVVFLTFEETLGIGLASASLCFFSLTSWVLGTFIKYRDTPIVIANNRSLTYTLLVSLQLCFLSSLFFLSQPGKVTCLLRQSMFGVTFSVAISSVLAKTITVVVAFMATKPGSQMRRWVGKRLAFSIVLSSSLLQVWICILWLSTSPPFSELDMQSEHQEMILQCNEGSTFFFYCVLGYMGILAIASFIVAFLARKLPDSFNEAKFITFSMLAFCSVWISFFPAYLSTKGKAMVAVEVFSILASSAALLGCIFLPKCYIIVFRPDLNHREQLTKRN from the exons ATGAAGATGTTTCTTCTGATGTTTTTGGTGCATAAAGTAGGGACTCTGAGCTGCCCTGCAAGTGATGCTTTCCTTGTTCCACATGAGTGGTACCAGCCTGGAGACTTCACCATTGGTGGGATGGCGTCTCACATCGTTTACCActtttatgaaataaaatttgataaaaacCCTGCTAGGACACCTTACGAGGTACCAAT CGTAATCACAAAATTTCACCAACACGTCCTTGCCTTGGCTTTTGCTGTCAGGAAAATCAATGAGGACTCCCAGATCTTACCTAACATCACTCTTGGGTTCCACATCTATGACAGTTACCTAAATGCGAGGATGACCTATCGCACCACCCTGGACCTGCTTTTCAAATCCCAGGAATTTGTCCCTAACTACAAATGTGATAGCCAGAAGAATCTCATGGCTATCATTGGAGGATTGGATTTTGAAACATCGTCTTATATAGGTGAACTTAAAGGTTTCTTCAAGATACCACAA CTGACATATGGCTCATTAGCCCAAGATGCATTTGAGACCAGTAAACTCTCTTCACTTTATTTCATGGTCCCCAAAGAGGACCATCAGTACATTGGGATTATCCAGCTGCTTCTCCATTTCAAGTGGACATGGATTGGGATTTTTGCATTTAATAACAACAATGGAGAAAATTTCTTAAAGAAAATGCTGCCCTTACTTTCAGAGAATGGAATCTGCTCATCGTTCATAGAAAGATTTTCACAACTAATTCATGTGGAAGACTTCCCAGGACTTTATCAAACAATCTCAGTTATTTCTATTAATATAATGAATAGCAAAGCTAATGCATTTCTTGTTTATGGAGAATCATGGGCAATTATCTGGCTACAATTTGTCACATTTATGACAGATCCTGAAAGCAGGGAAATTGCATTATTTAGAAAGGTGTGGATCATGACTGCACAGATTGATTTCATATTATCTGGATTTCAAGTCAGTTGGGATCTCCAGATGTTCCATGGGGCTATTTCCTTTACTGTTCATTCAACAGCAGTTGCCGGTTTCAAGGAATTTCTTCAGACCATCAATCCTCTTTCAGTCTCCAGAGACGGGTTTCTGCATGATGTTTGGGAACAATCATTTGATTGTTCATTTCCAAAACCAGAATTACAAGAAATGCAGAGTAATCCATGCACTGGACAAAAGAAGTTAGAATATCTTCCTTCACCTTTGTTTGAAATAGAAATGACTGGCCAAAGTTACAGTGTCTACAATGCTGTTTATGCTGTGGCTCATGCTTTGCAGGCTCTGTACACATTACGTTTTAATAGAAAAAAAGCTATGATTGGTAAAAAATCTGACCACCCAGATCTCCAGCCTTTTCAG CTCCATTCATGTCTTCAAGGCAGTTCTTTTAACAATTCAGCTGGGGAGAGAGTGTTCCTGAACGAGAAAGGGGAAGCAACAGGTGGATTCGACATCACCAACTTGATCACTTTTCCAAATAGATCCTTTCAGAGAGTTAGAGTTGGAAAGATGGATCTCCAGGCTCCAAAAGGGAAAGAATTATTCATGGATGAAGATGTGATTGTCTGGAACCCAGCTTTTAACCAG GTTCCTCCACTTTCTCGATGCAATGACCCTTGTTTCCCTGGATCCTGGAAGAAAGGGATTGAGGGAAATCAAttctgctgctatgactgtgttcCATGCCCTGAAGGGAAGATTTCAGATCAAAATG AAATGGATGACTGTTTTGAATGTTcagaagatcattatccaaataaagaaaagaCAGGATGTATCTTGAAACCGGTGGTCTTTCTAACCTTTGAAGAAACCTTAGGAATTGGTTTAGCTTCAGCATCTCTTTGTTTCTTCTCCCTGACATCTTGGGTACTTGGAACTTTTATTAAGTACAGAGATACTCCCATTGTTATAGCCAACAATCGGTCCCTCACCTACACCCTGCTTGTCTCTcttcagctctgttttctctcctctttatTCTTCCTTAGCCAACCTGGCAAAgtgacctgccttctccgacaatcaATGTTTGGTGTCACTTTCTCAGTAGCCATTTCTAGTGTACTGGCTaaaaccatcactgtggttgttgCTTTCATGGCCACGAAACCAGGATCTCAGATGAGGAGATGGGTGGGAAAAAGATTGGCCTTTTCTATTGTGCTTTCCAGCTCTCTCTTACAAGTATGGATTTGTATCCTTTGGTTGTCAACATCTCCCCCTTTTTCTGAGTTGGACATGCAATCAGAACACCAGGAAATGATTTTACAATGCAATGAGGGTTCAACTTTCTTCTTCTACtgtgtcttgggctacatgggcatcttggccattgccagctttattgtggcttttcttgcccgtaaattacctgacagctttaatgaagccaagttcatcaccttcagcatgttggccttttgcagtgtatggatctccttctttccagcctatctgagcaccaaaggaaaagccatggtagctgtggaggtcttctccatcttggcctccagtgctgcatTACTGGGATGCATATTCCTGCCAAAGTGCTACATCATTGTTTTCCGGCCTGACCTCAACCACAGGGAACAACTCACAAAGAGAAATTAG